One stretch of Prunus persica cultivar Lovell chromosome G1, Prunus_persica_NCBIv2, whole genome shotgun sequence DNA includes these proteins:
- the LOC18791928 gene encoding kinesin-like protein KIN-13A — translation MGGQMQQSNAAAATALYDHATGAPAGPLHNAGPAGDAGDAVMARWLQSAGLQHLASPLASTGIDNRMLPNLLMQGYGAQSAEEKQRLLKLMRNLNFNGESGSEPYTPTAQTSGGAASDGLYSPEFRGDFGAGLLDLHAMDDTELLSEHVIPEPFEPSPFMPGGKAFDDEFNLTSGRQQRVLPDPDASVPVAQSEKESTKETNVAKIKVVVRKRPLNKKELSRKEEDIVSVYDNAYLTVHEPKLKVDLTAYVEKHEFCFDAVLNEYVSNDEVYRATVEPIIPIIFERTKATCFAYGQTGSGKTFTMQPLPIRAAEDLVRLLHQPVYRNQRFKLWLSYFEIYGGKLFDLLSERKKLCMREDGRQQVCIVGLQEFEVSDVQIVKEYIERGNAARSTGSTGANEESSRSHAILQLVVKKHSEVKDSRRNNDGNESRSGKVVGKISFIDLAGSERGADTTDNDRQTRIEGAEINKSLLALKECIRALDNDQIHIPFRGSKLTEVLRDSFVGNSRTVMISCISPNAGSCEHTLNTLRYADRVKSLSKGGNARKDQAVNSLPPTIKDVSSTSSTLVSAEIEDAREQRQEVKVTDTGRRAVEKESFTYIPTVEFDKQPAKLSSSNPISIREESGVASGVMDRERFEINNSYGDSYSQKMLYYSQNSGDTEEKVQKVSPPRRKVTKDEKSEKLGNWLKKGGSDLSTTSSKQQNTGNYNTSNVGSKQSEPQLPDGHINAILEEEEALIAAHRKEIEDTMEIVREEMKLLAEVDQPGSLIDNYVTQLSFVLSRKAAGLVSLQARLARFQHRLKEQEILSRKRGPR, via the exons ATGGGTGGCCAGATGCAGCAGAGCAATGCCGCCGCGGCTACTGCTCTGTACGACCACGCCACCGGCGCCCCTGCCGGGCCTCTGCACAATGCGGGGCCTGCCGGCGATGCTGGTGATGCAGTCATGGCCCGGTGGCTCCAGTCCGCTGGGTTACAGCATCTGGCCTCACCATTGGCTTCCACGGGAATCGACAACCGTATGCTCCCCAATCTCCTCATGCAG GGTTATGGCGCTCAATCTGCTGAAGAGAAACAGAGGCTTTTGAAATTAATGCGAAACCTCAATTTTAATGGGGAGTCTGGTTCTGAGCCATATACACCTACTGCGCAAACTTCAGGTGGGGCTGCATCGGATGGTTTGTATTCTCCGGAGTTCAGGGGGGATTTTGGAGCTGGGCTGTTGGACCTTCATGCTATGGATGATACAGAGCTTCTGTCTGAG CATGTCATCCCTGAACCCTTTGAGCCATCGCCATTTATGCCTGGTGGTAAAGCATTTGATGATGAATTCAATTTGACAAGTGGTAGGCAGCAAAGAGTACTACCTGATCCAGATGCATCAGTTCCAGTAGCCCAGAGTGAAAAGGAGAGCACAAAGGAAACTAACGTGGCTAAGATTAAAGTTGTG GTACGCAAAAGACCTTTAAATAAGAAGGAGCTTTCGCGGAAGGAGGAGGATATTGTTTCTGTGTATGACAATGCTTATTTGACAGTCCACGAACCCAAACTAAAG GTGGACTTGACTGCATACGTGGAGAAgcatgaattttgttttgatgctgTTCTGAATGAGTATGTTTCAAATGATGAG GTATACCGGGCTACTGTAGAACCAATTATTCCCATTATTTTTGAGCGAACAAAGGCTACTTGTTTTGCTTATGGTCAAACAG GTAGTGGCAAGACATTCACAATGCAACCGTTACCTATCAGGGCTGCAGAAGACCTGGTCAGATTGTTACATCAGCCAGTTTACCGTAACCAGAGATTCAAATTGTGGCTTAGCTACTTTGAGATTTATGGAGGAAAGCTCTTTGATCTTCTCAGTGAGAGGAA GAAACTTTGTATGAGAGAAGATGGACGGCAACAAGTTTGCATTGTTGGACTGCAAGAATTTGAAGTTTCAGATGTACAAATTGTTAAAGAATATATTGAGAGAGGGAATGCTGCTAGAAGTACGGGGTCAACTGGTGCTAATGAAGAGTCTTCTAGGTCTCATGCTATTTTACAACTCGTTGTGAAAAAGCACAGTGAGGTAAAAGATTCTAGGCGGAACAATGATGGAAATGAATCTAGAAGTGGGAAGGTTGTGGGGAAGATCTCTTTCATCGATCTTGCTGGTAGTGAAAGGGGTGCTGACACCACTGATAATGACCGACAAACAAG AATTGAGGGAGCAGAAATTAACAAGAGCCTTTTGGCTCTGAAGGAGTGTATTCGTGCTCTGGACAATGACCAGATCCATATACCTTTCCGTGGAAGCAAACTCACAGAAGTGCTTCGTGATTCCTTTGTTGGAAATTCAAGGACTGTTATGATATCTTGCATTTCTCCAAATGCAGGGTCATGCGAGCATACACTTAACACTTTGAGATATGCGGATCG GGTTAAAAGTCTTTCAAAAGGTGGCAATGCTAGAAAGGATCAAGCAGTAAATTCATTACCACCAACTATTAAGGATGTTTCATCGACATCATCTACACTGGTTTCTGCTGAGATAGAGGATGCCCGTGAGCAACGTCAAGAAGTTAAAGTAACTGATACAGGCAGAAGAGCTGTGGAGAAAGAAAGTTTCACATATATTCCAACTGTTGAGTTTGACAAGCAGCCTGCAAAGTTGTCATCAAGTAACCCCATTAGTATTCGGGAAGAAAGCGGGGTGGCTTCTGGTGTAATGGATAGGGAGAGATTTGAAATTAATAATTCTTATGGTGATTCTTACAGCCAGAAGATGCTCTATTATTCCCAAAACTCGGGTGATACAGAAGAGAAAGTACAAAAAGTGTCACCACCTCGTAGGAAAGTAACCAAGgatgaaaaatcagaaaagtTGGGTAATTGGCTGAAAAAAGGTGGATCTGATCTCTCCACCACAAGTTCTAAGCAGCAAAATACAGGAAATTATAACACAAGCAATGTTGGATCCAAACAATCTGAGCCTCAACTTCCTGATGGGCATATCAATGCCATTCTCGAG GAAGAAGAGGCCCTAATTGCTGCCCATAGAAAAGAAATTGAGGATACGATGGAAATTGTTCGCGAA GAAATGAAACTGTTGGCAGAAGTGGACCAACCAGGGAGCCTGATAGACAACTATGTGACCCAGTTGAGCTTTGTGCTTTCTCGCAAGGCAGCTGGTCTGGTTAGCCTGCAAGCCCGTCTTGCAAGATTCCAGCATAGACTAAAAGAGCAGGAAATACTAAGTCGCAAAAGAGGACCTCGTTAA
- the LOC18792736 gene encoding translationally-controlled tumor protein homolog, translating to MLVYQDLLTGDELLSDSFPYKEVHNGVLWEVDGKWVVQGAVDVDIGANPSAEGGGEDEGVDDQTVKVVDIVDTFRLQEQPPFDKKQFVTWVKRYIKLLTPKLEGEKQEEFKKNIEGATKFLLSKLSDLQFFVGESMHDDGGLVFAYYKEGATDPTFIYFAHGLREVKC from the exons ATGTTGGTTTACCAAGACCTCCTCACTG GTGATGAGCTTCTCTCGGACTCGTTTCCATACAAGGAAGTCCATAATGGAGTGTTGTGGGAAGTTGATGGAAAG TGGGTTGTGCAAGGAGCAGTTGATGTAGACATTGGTGCAAATCCCTCTGCTGAAGGTGGTGGGGAAGATGAGGGTGTTGATGATCAAACCGTGAAGGTGGTTGACATCGTTGACACATTTAGGCTTCAG GAGCAACCTCCTTTCGACAAGAAGCAGTTTGTCACATGGGTGAAGAGGTACATCAAACTGTTGACACCCAAGCTGGAGGGGGAGAAACAAGAGGAATTCAAGAAGAACATTGAGGGAGCAACCAAGTTTCTGCTTTCGAAGCTCAGTGACCTCCAATT CTTTGTTGGGGAGAGCATGCATGATGATGGCGGTTTGGTGTTTGCCTACTACAAGGAGGGTGCCACTGACCCAACATTTATCTACTTTGCGCATGGTTTGAGGGAGGTCAAGTGCTAA
- the LOC18791848 gene encoding uncharacterized protein LOC18791848 isoform X2: protein MDNATSPASSSSTVKCSICMDDVSDDCGRTVVRLRCSHSFHLDCIGSAFNVKGVMECPNCREIENGVWRCFENGSPEPDLYEGMDEEPVDFIDMGNGTFVRHYTWETRLPSPGYADGNFVDPYAVFAGNPNTSHQLNVPPVHSGVFTSRVNWRCDPFICDTCINSFSRGDHTSGANWASVRSATLSAGLDFHAMPNEPFVPRIVERGMLVQIATESPFGLGYQGSNDPVYSNLRRMQQTPTNSSSSAADAYMRRSNGLRGWFPAEYTAPSLVEQTGNSFSWSVNLNSNLSEAATHSHHHVQERNAVEPLQLFPEDTGSLLPDINEYA, encoded by the exons ATGGACAACGCGACGTCGCCCGCTTCGTCTTCCTCGACTGTCAAGTGCTCCATCTGCATGGACGACGTCTCCGATGACTGTGGCCGTACTGTCGTCAGGCTTCGCTGCTCTCACTCGTTTCATCTCG aTTGCATCGGTTCTGCATTCAATGTAAAAGGTGTCATGGAATGCCCAAATTGCCGCGAGATTGAGAATGGTGTATGGAGGTGTTTTGAGAATGGTAGCCCTGAGCCTGACTTATATGAGGGGATGGATGAGGAGCCTGTGGATTTCATTGACATG GGAAATGGAACTTTTGTACGTCACTATACTTG GGAAACAAGGTTACCATCACCTGGCT ATGCAGATGGGAATTTCGTTGACCCCTATGCCGTCTTTGCTGGTAATCCTAATACCAGCCATCAATTGAATGTCCCTCCTGTACACAGTGGGGTATTTACTTCCCGGGTTAACTGGAGATGTGATCCTTTCATATGTGATACCTGTATCAATTCGTTTTCAAGGGGTGACCATACCAGTGGTGCAAATTGGGCTTCAGTTAGATCTGCAACCTTGAGTGCTGGGCTTGATTTTCATGCTATGCCAAATGAACCATTTGTTCCTCGAATCGTTGAGCGTGG GATGCTTGTTCAAATTGCTACTGAATCTCCATTTGGTTTGGGTTATCAAGGAAGCAATGATCCAGTTTATTCCAACTTACGAAGGATGCAGCAGACACCAACCAATTCCTCTTCATCTGCTGCAGACGCTTACATGAGAAGATCAAATGGATTGAGGGGCTGGTTTCCAGCAGAGTACACAGCACCTTCGCTAGTTGAACAGACTGGGAACTCCTTTTCATGGTCTGTGAACCTCAACTCTAACCTGTCAGAAGCAGCAACTCACAGTCATCACCATGTCCAGGAACGAAATGCAGTCGAACCTCTCCAACTATTTCCTGAAGACACTGGTTCACTGCTCCCGGACATTAATGAGTACGCTTGA
- the LOC18791848 gene encoding uncharacterized protein LOC18791848 isoform X1 has product MDNATSPASSSSTVKCSICMDDVSDDCGRTVVRLRCSHSFHLDCIGSAFNVKGVMECPNCREIENGVWRCFENGSPEPDLYEGMDEEPVDFIDMGNGTFVRHYTWETRLPSPGYLELHIEDADGNFVDPYAVFAGNPNTSHQLNVPPVHSGVFTSRVNWRCDPFICDTCINSFSRGDHTSGANWASVRSATLSAGLDFHAMPNEPFVPRIVERGMLVQIATESPFGLGYQGSNDPVYSNLRRMQQTPTNSSSSAADAYMRRSNGLRGWFPAEYTAPSLVEQTGNSFSWSVNLNSNLSEAATHSHHHVQERNAVEPLQLFPEDTGSLLPDINEYA; this is encoded by the exons ATGGACAACGCGACGTCGCCCGCTTCGTCTTCCTCGACTGTCAAGTGCTCCATCTGCATGGACGACGTCTCCGATGACTGTGGCCGTACTGTCGTCAGGCTTCGCTGCTCTCACTCGTTTCATCTCG aTTGCATCGGTTCTGCATTCAATGTAAAAGGTGTCATGGAATGCCCAAATTGCCGCGAGATTGAGAATGGTGTATGGAGGTGTTTTGAGAATGGTAGCCCTGAGCCTGACTTATATGAGGGGATGGATGAGGAGCCTGTGGATTTCATTGACATG GGAAATGGAACTTTTGTACGTCACTATACTTG GGAAACAAGGTTACCATCACCTGGCT ACTTAGAACTACATATTGAAGATGCAGATGGGAATTTCGTTGACCCCTATGCCGTCTTTGCTGGTAATCCTAATACCAGCCATCAATTGAATGTCCCTCCTGTACACAGTGGGGTATTTACTTCCCGGGTTAACTGGAGATGTGATCCTTTCATATGTGATACCTGTATCAATTCGTTTTCAAGGGGTGACCATACCAGTGGTGCAAATTGGGCTTCAGTTAGATCTGCAACCTTGAGTGCTGGGCTTGATTTTCATGCTATGCCAAATGAACCATTTGTTCCTCGAATCGTTGAGCGTGG GATGCTTGTTCAAATTGCTACTGAATCTCCATTTGGTTTGGGTTATCAAGGAAGCAATGATCCAGTTTATTCCAACTTACGAAGGATGCAGCAGACACCAACCAATTCCTCTTCATCTGCTGCAGACGCTTACATGAGAAGATCAAATGGATTGAGGGGCTGGTTTCCAGCAGAGTACACAGCACCTTCGCTAGTTGAACAGACTGGGAACTCCTTTTCATGGTCTGTGAACCTCAACTCTAACCTGTCAGAAGCAGCAACTCACAGTCATCACCATGTCCAGGAACGAAATGCAGTCGAACCTCTCCAACTATTTCCTGAAGACACTGGTTCACTGCTCCCGGACATTAATGAGTACGCTTGA
- the LOC18791666 gene encoding ubiquitin-like-specific protease ESD4, with translation MGALTSNRKRGDECLSLNSAHPSPYSQNFQISKRPRFSYVKQIPDRPILSSNSVASRVSRYPDIKPPLTRVHAPCRTGKFGFFSNREDSSPKTRGVHEKERSGVIMGSLLSFHLEKAKSRALDTFRYLNKGKEVIELDEEVETDRVSEDSSIEEVLAIEEDDREGPSVVDYVQELDTKMVDCGPQGTQPSASSVVSDLTTLTNGPFKVDSAGKMLDSLSLNREVEVPSVVVYKQLLESVERRTPKLEHLHSQIEFNVSKLSLLESLRPQKKPVKVVPDEPFVALRKEEMAEVEQAFSSANRRRVLVTHENSNIEITGEMLQCLRPRAWLNDEVINVYFELLKEREKREPQNFLKCHFFNTFFYKKLIGGKSNYDYKSVRRWTTQKKLGYSLIDCDKIFVPIHKEIHWCLAVINKAEEKLQYLDSLKGRDTQVMNRLAKYYVDEVKDKCGKDINLSSWKLEYVEDLPEQENGFDCGVFMIKYADFYSRGLDLCFKQEHMPYFRLRTAKEILKLRAD, from the exons ATGGGAGCACTAACCAGCAATCGTAAGCGAGGGGACGAGTGTTTGAGCTTGAATTCTGCACACCCATCTCCGTATTCGcagaattttcaaatttcaaagcgACCCAGATTCTCTTATGTGAAGCAAATCCCGGACCGGCCCATATTATCTTCCAATAGCGTCGCTTCGAGGGTCTCTCGTTACCCAGATATAAAGCCGCCACTGACGAGAGTTCACGCCCCTTGTAGAACAGGCAAATTCGGGTTCTTCTCGAACAGAGAAGATTCGAGCCCAAAAACCAGAGGGGTTCATGAGAAGGAGCGGTCGGGTGTCATAATGGGCAGTTTATTGTCTTTCCATTTGGAAAAGGCGAAGAGCAGGGCGTTAGATACATTCCGTTATTTGAACAAGGGCAAGGAGGTGATTGAATTGGATGAAGAGGTTGAAACTGACCGAGTTTCTGAGGATTCGAGCATAGAAGAAGTTCTGGCTATAGAGGAAGATGACCGAGAAGGGCCTTCTGTGGTGGATTATGTGCAGGAATTGGATACGAAGATGGTGGACTGTGGACCTCAGGGTACTCAGCCATCGGCTTCTTCGGTGGTTTCAGACTTGACCACACTGACGAATGGCCCTTTCAAAGTGGACAGTGCAGGAAAGATGTTGGACTCATTGTCGCTAAATCGAGAGGTGGAGGTGCCGAGTGTGGTAGTGTACAAGCAGTTGCTTGAGAGTGTAGAGAGGCGGACTCCGAAACTTGAACATTTGCATTCCCAAATTGAGTTCAATGTGAGCAAACTGTCTCTGCTTGAATCGCTGCGTCCACAAAAGAAACCAGTGAAG gttGTACCCGATGAACCCTTTGTTGCTCTTCGAAAGGAGGAAATGGCTGAGGTTGAGCAAGCATTTTCCTCTGCCAATCG GAGGAGAGTCTTGGTAACTCATGAGAACTCAAACATAGAGATCACAGGTGAAATGCTGCAGTGCCTTagaccacgtgcatggttgaATGACGAG GTCATAAATGTCTACTTTGAGTTGCTGAAAGAGAGGGAAAAGAGAGAGCCACAGAATTTCTTAAAATGTCATTTCTTCAACACATTTTTCTACAAAAAG TTGATAGGTGGGAAAAGTAACTATGATTATAAATCCGTCAGAAGGTGGACTACCCAAAAGAAGCTGGGATACAGCCTCATCGATTGTGACAAA ATATTTGTTCCCATCCACAAAGAAATACATTGGTGTTTGGCAGTTATTAACAAGGCAGAGGAGAAGTTACAGTATCTTGATTCACTCAAAGGAAGGGATACCCAAGTGATGAACAGATTG GCGAAATACTATGTTGATGAAGTGAAGGATAAGTGTGGAAAAGACATCAATTTGAGTTCTTGGAAATTAGAATATGTTGAAGACCTTCCTGAGCAGGAGAATGG GTTTGACTGTGGTGTGTTCATGATCAAATATGCTGACTTTTATAGCAGGGGCTTGGATCTCTGTTTCAAGCAG GAACACATGCCATATTTTCGATTGAGAACAGCCAAGGAGATCCTAAAATTGAGAGCGGACTGA
- the LOC18791478 gene encoding uncharacterized protein LOC18791478, protein MDPQYPSNPARSYGPQMKMTIQPSQHSDNDRSSSELRALDCNLTALCDHIQLEGFNSGAFSDMVVHAMGSTYHLHRLILSRSPYFRNMLHGPWKEANEPVLTLHIDDKNVNGEAIAMALAYLYGHHPKLNDNNAFRVLAAASFLDLQDLCAICTDFIISELWTSNFLAYQVFAESQDYGIHGERVRNACWGYLCQSGSMELKEVLPKLSAQTLLALLTSDELWVPSEEKRFELALYTFLAKGAQCKQEDYDHGSSSSEAGTDTQSDSSNAKGKNLMGSFTNKRLEAELGRLNLKDDLDGHNTARNLLIELADCVVDFQTGVSNSKQQVQQVAYPQSNLEPGCNCSMGGPSSLSNSFSEMDVIRTSCYTEMPVGVGASRLGANGVAMEGPSDEGSCYHLNNNSWLARDQSRQCSSMNSSTSELMPNDWGRCGMPPLSWGGRTVGRRQLKGYAKGNFGVGGEEYDAFVNIFEGGSLLYCNMSFEALLSVRKQLEELGFPCKAVNDGLWLQMLLSQRVQETGADTCKSCCLTSLACTCRQQFSFSHGVTTGYYMQEHNQNNSPGVYVAESSAGEGNGLFRPVRVHVRGPIDGLAGIGRGTTFVPATAWPPTRFVFSRVPFGMGNRNCQQSLANDDSEARADHSGDLSGDGLTALVGLSQGGNNVANAHGEQTERAYEMDVQSRMPGTSMAVPSTSGIPVQMVESSDRAIGIEWDNPNSSSISLDLKTPLSHFPPFRFGVQFEDVHRLSDGQVKHSPEVFYAGSLWKVSVQAFNDEDPQGRRTLGLFLHRRKAEITDSFRKVQMYVDSREKVTARYQLICPSKREVMVFGSFKQTGTLLPKAPKGWGWRTALLFDELADLLQNGALRVAAVVQLV, encoded by the exons ATGGACCCTCAGTATCCTAGCAATCCCGCCAGGTCGTACGGGCCGCAAATGAAGATGACGATCCAGCCCTCTCAGCACTCCGACAACGACCGGAGCAGCAGCGAGCTGCGCGCACTGGATTGCAACCTCACGGCGCTCTGCGACCACATTCAATTGGAGGGCTTCAACTCCGGCGCCTTCTCCGATATGGTCGTCCACGCCATGGGCTCCACCTACCACCTCCACCGCCTCATTCTCTCACGCAGCCCCTACTTCAG GAACATGCTTCATGGACCTTGGAAAGAAGCCAATGAGCCGGTTTTAACCTTACATATTGACGATAAGAATGTTAACGGAGAAGCAATTGCAATGGCTTTGGCATATCTATACGGCCACCACCCCAAGCTTAATGATAACAATGCATTTCGTGTTTTGGCTGCCGCTTCTTTTCTTGACCTTCAG GATTTATGTGCAATATGCACAGACTTCATTATATCTGAATTATGGACTTCAAACTTCTTAGCCTATCAG GTGTTTGCAGAGAGCCAAGATTATGGCATACATGGAGAACGAGTAAGAAATGCTTGCTGGGGCTACCTTTGTCAAAGTGGTTCCATGGAGTTGAAAGAG GTGCTTCCAAAACTTTCTGCCCAAACCTTGCTTGCATTGCTGACCTCTGATGAGCTCTGGGTACCCAGTGAAGAGAAACG GTTTGAACTGGCATTGTATACATTCCTTGCAAAAGGTGCTCAATGCAAACAAGAAGATTATGATCATGGAAGTTCCAGTTCTGAGGCAGGAACAGATACTCAATCTGATTCATCTAATGCAAAGGGAAAGAATCTGATGGGTAGTTTCACTAATAAAAGGTTGGAGGCTGAACTGGGGCGCTTAAATCTAAAAGATGATTTAGATGGCCATAATACTGCTCGTAATCTTCTGATAGAGCTTGCAGACTGTGTGGTTGACTTCCAAACAGGAGTTTCAAATTCCAAACAGCAAGTACAACAAGTTGCATACCCTCAGTCCAATTTGGAGCCAGGATGCAACTGCAGCATGGGTGGTCCTTCATCATTGAGTAATTCATTTTCAGAAATGGATGTAATTAGAACTTCATGTTATACTGAAATGCCAGTTGGTGTTGGAGCAAGTAGATTGGGGGCAAATGGAGTTGCTATGGAAGGGCCATCTGATGAAGGATCATGCTATCACTTAAATAACAATAGTTGGCTTGCCAGGGATCAGTCAAGGCAATGCTCTTCAATGAACTCTTCCACTAGTGAGCTAATGCCAAATGATTGGGGAAGATGTGGCATGCCTCCTCTTTCATGGGGTGGCAGAACTGTAGGCAGAAGACAGCTTAAAGGTTATGCTAAAGGGAACTTTGGGGTTGGTGGTGAGGAATATGATGCATTTGTTAATATATTTGAAGGGGGATCTCTTTTATACTGCAACATGTCTTTTGAGGCACTTCTTAGTGTAAGAAAGCAACTTGAGGAATTGGGATTCCCCTGCAAAGCTGTAAATGATGGTCTTTGGTTGCAG ATGCTGTTAAGCCAGAGAGTTCAAGAAACTGGTGCTGATACATGCAAAAGTTGCTGTCTTACAAGTTTAGCATGCACTTGCAGACAGCAATTTTCATTCTCACATGGAGTTACCACTGGATATTACATGCAAGAGCACAATCAGAATAATTCTCCTGGCGTGTATGTTGCTGAGTCTTCTGCAGGTGAAGGAAATGGCCTCTTTAGGCCTGTACGTGTGCATGTTAGGGGTCCTATTGATGGGCTTGCTGGTATTGGACGCGGAACTACATTTGTCCCAGCAACTGCCTGGCCTCCAACTCGGTTTGTCTTTTCCCGTGTGCCATTTGGCATGGGCAACAGAAATTGCCAGCAGTCTCTTGCTAATGATGATTCAGAGGCTAGAGCTGACCATAGTGGGGACCTGTCTGGAGATGGCTTGACGGCTTTGGTTGGGCTAAGCCAAGGAGGGAACAATGTAGCTAATGCTCATGGGGAGCAAACAGAGAGAGCCTATGAGATGGATGTGCAAAGCCGAATGCCTGGAACTTCCATGGCAGTGCCAAGTACGAGTGGCATACCTGTGCAGATGGTAGAGTCGTCAGACCGTGCAATTGGGATTGAGTGGGATAATCCAAACAGTTCTTCCATATCATTGGATTTGAAAACACCTTTAAGCCACTTCCCTCCTTTCCGATTTGG GGTGCAATTTGAGGATGTGCACAGGCTCAGTGATGGCCAAGTGAAGCACTCTCCAGAAGTCTTTTATGCTGGTTCTTTATGGAAG GTTAGCGTTCAGGCTTTTAATGATGAAGACCCTCAAGGACGTCGAACACTTG GATTATTTCTTCACCGACGTAAGGCAGAGATTACTGATTCATTTAGAAAG GTGCAGATGTATGTCGATTCTCGTGAAAAGGTTACTGCCCGGTATCAG TTAATCTGTCCATCAAAGAGGGAAGTCATGGTGTTTGGAAGTTTCAAGCAAACAGGCACGCTTTTACCGAAAGCTCCAAAGGGCTGGGGCTGGCGAACAGCTCTGTTATTTGATGAGCTTGCTGATCTTCTCCAAAATGGGGCCTTAAGAGTGGCTGCTGTTGTGCAGCTTGTATGA
- the LOC18788694 gene encoding universal stress protein PHOS34 yields MAEGSENKGKPLMLVAVDDSEHSFYALEWTLDHFFAHGTNHPFKLIVIHARSSASSALGVAGFGSVDFMTSLEADMKKSTGKTVQKAKDVCTSKKVENVEVEVMEGDPRNVMCDAVDKHQASLLVVGSHGYGIVKRAVLGSVSDYCAHHVKCSVMIVKQPTKP; encoded by the exons ATGGCGGAAGGTAGTGAGAACAAGGGGAAGCCGCTGATGCTAGTTGCAGTGGACGACAGTGAGCATAGCTTTTATGCATTGGAGTGGACGTTGGACCATTTCTTTGCTCACGGCACCAACCACCCTTTCAAGCTCATCGTCATTCATGCTAGGAGTTCTGCCTCTTCTGCCCTCGGCGTCGCCGGATTTG GTTCTGTGGACTTTATGACTTCTTTGGAGGCGGATATGAAGAAATCCACTGGTAAGACCGTGCAGAAAGCTAAGGATGTTTGCACCAGCAAAAAG GTGGAAAATGTAGAAGTGGAAGTAATGGAAGGTGATCCCAGAAATGTTATGTGTGACGCTGTTGATAAACATCAGGCCTCCCTTTTGGTTGTTGGAAGTCATGGTTATGGAATTGTAAAGAG GGCAGTTCTTGGAAGTGTAAGCGACTACTGTGCTCATCATGTTAAATGCTCCGTCATGATTGTGAAGCAACCCACAAAGCCCTGA
- the LOC18791848 gene encoding uncharacterized protein LOC18791848 isoform X3 encodes MDNATSPASSSSTVKCSICMDDVSDDCGRTVVRLRCSHSFHLDCIGSAFNVKGVMECPNCREIENGVWRCFENGSPEPDLYEGMDEEPVDFIDMGNGTFVRHYTWETRLPSPGYGNFVDPYAVFAGNPNTSHQLNVPPVHSGVFTSRVNWRCDPFICDTCINSFSRGDHTSGANWASVRSATLSAGLDFHAMPNEPFVPRIVERGMLVQIATESPFGLGYQGSNDPVYSNLRRMQQTPTNSSSSAADAYMRRSNGLRGWFPAEYTAPSLVEQTGNSFSWSVNLNSNLSEAATHSHHHVQERNAVEPLQLFPEDTGSLLPDINEYA; translated from the exons ATGGACAACGCGACGTCGCCCGCTTCGTCTTCCTCGACTGTCAAGTGCTCCATCTGCATGGACGACGTCTCCGATGACTGTGGCCGTACTGTCGTCAGGCTTCGCTGCTCTCACTCGTTTCATCTCG aTTGCATCGGTTCTGCATTCAATGTAAAAGGTGTCATGGAATGCCCAAATTGCCGCGAGATTGAGAATGGTGTATGGAGGTGTTTTGAGAATGGTAGCCCTGAGCCTGACTTATATGAGGGGATGGATGAGGAGCCTGTGGATTTCATTGACATG GGAAATGGAACTTTTGTACGTCACTATACTTG GGAAACAAGGTTACCATCACCTGGCT ATGGGAATTTCGTTGACCCCTATGCCGTCTTTGCTGGTAATCCTAATACCAGCCATCAATTGAATGTCCCTCCTGTACACAGTGGGGTATTTACTTCCCGGGTTAACTGGAGATGTGATCCTTTCATATGTGATACCTGTATCAATTCGTTTTCAAGGGGTGACCATACCAGTGGTGCAAATTGGGCTTCAGTTAGATCTGCAACCTTGAGTGCTGGGCTTGATTTTCATGCTATGCCAAATGAACCATTTGTTCCTCGAATCGTTGAGCGTGG GATGCTTGTTCAAATTGCTACTGAATCTCCATTTGGTTTGGGTTATCAAGGAAGCAATGATCCAGTTTATTCCAACTTACGAAGGATGCAGCAGACACCAACCAATTCCTCTTCATCTGCTGCAGACGCTTACATGAGAAGATCAAATGGATTGAGGGGCTGGTTTCCAGCAGAGTACACAGCACCTTCGCTAGTTGAACAGACTGGGAACTCCTTTTCATGGTCTGTGAACCTCAACTCTAACCTGTCAGAAGCAGCAACTCACAGTCATCACCATGTCCAGGAACGAAATGCAGTCGAACCTCTCCAACTATTTCCTGAAGACACTGGTTCACTGCTCCCGGACATTAATGAGTACGCTTGA